Proteins encoded in a region of the Triticum dicoccoides isolate Atlit2015 ecotype Zavitan chromosome 3A, WEW_v2.0, whole genome shotgun sequence genome:
- the LOC119271973 gene encoding uncharacterized protein LOC119271973 encodes MESGSARAVPPSKSSERRVTFGDEDSTEEKRRKIESGSARAVASAGAPRSRVPSGEDGRPLDSVMRASLIRHLKHGDGSIFRSNGYWTKVYRLQDTSETCLEPMMMTEPLASCMPDRMVCERQHFRTMLQIFSLKLAYTSSHVTGPVQLYGYVAVRDLLNPMRNYIFNRTRDDPFVVEHDGLIRMSGPKRGIRMGAPVLIEFDMKVKRGVGEAEDDLQLVDCVACLNDITSRHATKNRRRIDGDCGAVDIAYALLRGAAEATVQVGISELAQDSGLIRLNAALFYTKELSAQIQLFDGVVAAEATELCRTVLAVAKGGQLLVSLMLDQTGGSGDCAFSRSCTFPVQKHGNHVSVFKLGLAAVEVKVTWSTLDIAGSLLGPNCFQWEFMAAEDVEYEGD; translated from the exons ATGGAGAGCGGTAGCGCGCGGGCCGTCCCGCCGTCGAAGTCCTCCGAGAGGAGAGTAACCTTCGGCGACGAAGATTcaaccgaagagaagagaagaaagaTCGAGAGCGGCAGCGCGCGAGCCGTCGCGTCGGCGGGGGCTCCGCGGAGCAGAGTGCCCTCGGGTGAGGACGGGCGCCCGCTCGACAGCGTGATGCGCGCCAGCCTCATTCGCCACTTGAAGCATGGCGACGGCTCTATCTTCAGAAGCAACGGTTATTGGACCAAAGTTTATCGTCTCCAAGATACCAGCGAGA CTTGTCTGGAGCCAATGATGATGACCGAGCCATTAGCCTCCTGCATGCCTGACAGGATGGTTTGTGAAAGGCAACATTTTCGCACCATGCTGCAGATATTCTCCCTGAAGCTAGCTTACACTTCTTCACATGTTACTGGCCCGGTCCAGTTGTACGGATACGTGGCTGTCAGGGATCTTTTGAACCCTATGCGTAACTACATCTTCAACCGCACAAGGGATGATCCTTTCGTCGTGGAGCATGACGGCCTTATCCGAATGTCCGGCCCTAAGAGGGGCATCAGAATGGGGGCTCCCGTGCTGATTGAGTTCGACATGAAGGTCAAGAGAGGAGTCGGAGAAGCAGAAGATGATTTACAGCTCGTCGATTGCGTTGCCTGCCTCAACGACATAACCTCGAGACATGCTACGAAGAACAGAAGACGGATCGATGGCGATTGCGGGGCGGTGGACATAGCCTATGCGCTTCTGAGGGGCGCCGCGGAGGCCACCGTGCAGGTTGGGATATCAGAGCTGGCACAGGACAGTGGCTTGATAAGGCTGAACGCAGCATTGTTTTACACCAAGGAGTTGAGCGCGCAGATCCAGCTGTTTGACGGAGTTGTCGCCGCCGAGGCGACTGAGCTTTGCAGGACTGTGCTTGCCGTGGCGAAGGGAGGTCAGTTGCTTGTATCGTTGATGCTCGATCAGACTGGTGGCTCGGGTGATTGCGCTTTCAGTCGTAGCTGCACCTTCCCTGTTCAAAAGCATGGAAACCATGTCTCCGTTTTCAAGCTTGGGCTGGCCGCTGTCGAGGTGAAGGTAACCTGGTCGACTCTGGACATCGCCGGAAGCCTTTTGGGTCCAAATTgcttccagtgggagttcatggcaGCTGAGGACGTTGAGTATGAAGGTGACTGA